A region of the Sinorhizobium arboris LMG 14919 genome:
GCCGTCGTTCTGCACGGCCTCGCCGGCGTCGGCGCGAACGAGGCGCAGGCGGCCTCCGGCCTGATGGCCCTGTCAATCTCCATGGGTGCCTGCGCCATCCTCATCAGCGCCGTCACGCGGCTTCCTGTCAGCATCGCCTGGTCGACGCCGGGCGCGGCCCTGCTTGCCAGTTCCGGCGCGGTGGAGGGCGGGTTCAATGCCGCCGTCGGCGCCTTTCTCGTCTGCGGATTACTGATCATCGTCGCCGGCCTGTGGAAGCCGCTCGGCAGGATCGTTTCCGCAATTCCACCGGCGCTGGCGAATGCGATGCTCGCGGGCGTGCTCCTCAGTCTCTGCTTCGCGCCGGTGAAGGCGATCGCCTTCAATCCCCTCTTCGGCCTGCCGATCGTTCTTGCATGGGCGGTCGTCGGCAGCTTCAGCAGGCTCTATGCCGTTCCGGCCGCGCTCTTCGCCTTCGTTCTTGTCGTCGCGCTCGGGATCGACATTCCGGACGGCGCCTTGGCCGGACTCTCCGCCGCTCTCGTTCCGAAGGTCGAGTTCGTCTCGCCTTCCTTCAGCACCTCCGCCCTGGTCAGCATCGCTCTTCCGCTTTTCATCGTCACGATGGCATCGCAGAACATTCCCGGCGTCGCAGTCCTGAAGGTGAATGACTACGATCCCGATCCGGGTCCCCTCTTCGCCACGACCGGACTCTTTACGCTGCTGAGCGCACCTTTCGGCGGGCATGCGGTCAATCTTGCCGCGATCACCGCAGCGATGTGCGCCGGCTCCGATTCCCATCCCGATCGCGCCCGCCGCTACTGGTCCGCCATCAATGCAGGTATCGCCTACGTCCTCTTCGGCCTCCTGGCCGGGGCGGTCACGACCTTCGTCAGTCTCGCGCCATCGGTGCTGATCGAGGCGGTTGCCGGCCTTGCGCTGATCGGCGCCTTCTCGGGTTCCGCAGTTGCCGCCTTCACGAAGGGCGAGACGCGCGAAGCGTCCGCCATCACGTTTCTCGTCACCGCCTCGGGCGTGGGCTTCGCCGGCGTGTCCGGGGCCTTTTGGGGTCTTGTCGCGGGCGGCCTGATGCTGACGCTCGCGCGCTTCGCCAAGCGTAAGGCGTGATGCGTGTCGCGGCCCAAGAGTGCCCGAACGGCCGCGCCTTGCATTTACGACCGTTCTCGGCTATGCACCCCGCGTCCGCGCAGACACCCTTGGAGGCAACGCGGGTGAGGCCGCCCCGCGGCGGCTTCAGGTTTTTCCGCCTTTGACGGACGAACTCTCCAAATAACACAGAAAGGTCTACCTATGAGCGAAACTTACGAGCTCAAGGCCGAGACGCGCGATCGGGTTGGTAAGGGGTCCTCCCGTGAACTTCGCCGCAACGGTCTTATTCCGGCTGTCATCTATGGTGACAAGCAGCCCCCGCTTTCCATCGCGCTGTCCACCAAGGACGTGACGATGAAGATCCACGCCGGCGGTTTCATGACCACCGTTGCGACGATCGACGTCAACGGCGAGAAGATCCGCGTCCTGCCCAAGGACTATCAGCTCGATCCGGTCCGCGACTTCACCATGCACGTCGATTTCCTTCGCGTTTCGAAGGGCAGCCAGGTTTCCGTTCAGGTTCCGGTTCACTTCGAAAACGAAGAGAAGTCCCCGGGCCTCAAGCAGGGCGGCGCCCTGAACATCGTCCGGCACGAGGTCGAACTGAACGTTTCCGCGGACAGCATTCCGGAATTCCTGACGGTCGACCTCACCGGCCTCAAGATCGGCGACACCGTCCACATTTCGAACGTCAAGCTCCCTGCAGGCGCGACCCCGGTCATTACCGATCGCGACTTCACGGTCGCCACGATCACCGGCCGTACGCAGGAAGCCGAGCCGACTGAAGAAGCCGAAGGCGGCGAAGAAGAGGCTTGATCTCTGCTTCAGGCGGCCGCCCGATCCGGGCTGTGTCGCGCCCCGAGTGAAAGAAACCCGTCCCATTTCGTGGGGCGGGTTTTCTTTTGCCTGTCAAGCGCTGCGCGCTGCGCCCGAACCGGATAAAGTGGCATCGGAAAATAGCCGTTGACTTTGGATGATGGCGGTGATTTTGGGCTGAAGGGAACTGGGCGTGGCGATTGCCCCTCACCCTGGCCCTCTCCCCGCAGGCGGAGAGAGGCGACTGAGAGCGGGCCGGTTGTCCCTCTCCCCGTCATGACGGGGAGAAGGTCGCGGCAGCGGGATGAGGGGAAAGTCCCCTCCCCGCTCAAATATCTCGCCACAGGCGAACGCAGGAGTTTAACCGCATGCTGATCATCGCGGGACTTGGCAATCCCGGCCCGAAATATGCCGGAAACCGTCACAATATCGGCTTTATGGCCGTCGACGCCATCCAGCAGCGCCAGGGTTTTTCCTCCTGGTCGAAGAAATTCAGATCGGAAATCTCCGAAGGAGAGATCGACGGCGAACGCGTCCTGCTGATGAAGCCGCAGACCTTCATGAACCTGTCCGGCGAAGCCGTCGGCGAAGCCATGCGCTTTTACAAGCTCGCGCCAAAGGACATCGTCGTCATCTATGACGAACTGGACCTTCCCGCCGGCAAGGCCCGGATCAAGACGGGCGGCGGGCACGGCGGGCACAACGGCATCAAGTCGATCGACGCCCATTGCGGCAAGGAATACCGCCGCCTGCGGCTCGGCATCGGCCACCCGGGAGTCAAGGATCTGGTCCACGCGCATGTGCTCGGTGATTTTGCCAAGGCCGACCGGGCCTGGCTTTCGCTCCTTCTCGAGGCCATCGCCGACAATGCGGCAATGCTGGTGAAGGCCGAGGATTCGCAGCTCATGAACAAGATTGCGCTGGCGACCGGAGGCAAGCCCGAGACGGAAAAGCCCGTCACTGCGAAGAAGCAGGCGGCGCAATCCCATATCCATCAGGCTCGTACCGCAGCCCAGCCGAAAAAGCTGCCGGTGACCGGCCCCATGGCCGACATGCTGAAGAAGATGTTTGGACCGAAAGGGGATTAGAGCGGGATGAGGGAAAGTGTGCGCGGTTTTCCGCCCGCATCCCACTCTAACCGCCGTCGTCTCACTCCTCCGGCTCTGCTGTGAACAACAGCGGAAAGCCCGCCTCCTTGCCGAGGTCGGTCGCTTCCTTGGCCTTGGTCTCCGCCACGTCCTTCGCGCAGACCACCACCACCGAAGTGCCCATCTTGTGGGCCGTCATCATCACGCGGTAGCCCGCCTCCTCGCTCATGCGGAAAACGGCCTTGAGCACCATGACCACGAATTCCCTCGGCGTGTAGTCGTCATTGACGAGCAGGACCTTGTAGAGCTTCGGCCGTTCCAGCTTCGGCTTGGTCAGGCGCTTTGCGGCTACGTCATTGTCGCTCATCGGAAAATCCGCCATCGATGACATGAGAACGCGTTCGCGATCACGCGGGCCGCCGGTGGTGAACCGCGCAAGGTTTCCTTATCCCGCTCTCGTCAATATCGTGCTCCGGTCCCATCCATTCAAGTGAAACTCGCCCCCGGCTGTAATCGGAAATGCGCGAAAAGCTTGACCGTCCCTCTCCTTTATCCCATAGCCACGGCCAAACAATCAGGAACGACGGGTTTCAGCCATGGGCTTCAAATGCGGTATCGTCGGGCTGCCGAATGTCGGCAAGTCCACACTCTTTAATGCGCTGACCAAGACGGCGGCGGCGCAGGCGGCAAACTATCCCTTCTGCACGATCGAGCCGAACACCGGCGAAGTCGCCGTGCCAGACCCGCGCATGCGCAAGCTCGCCGACATCGCCAAGTCGAAGGAGATCATTCCCACCCGGATCTCCTTCGTCGACATCGCCGGGCTGGTGCGCGGCGCATCCAAGGGCGAGGGCCTCGGCAACCAGTTCCTCGCCAACATCCGCGAGGTGGATGCCGTCGTGCACGTGTTGCGCTGTTTCGAGGACGACGACATTACCCATGTCGAAGGCCGCATCCATCCCGTCGAAGACGCCGACACGATAGAGACCGAGCTGATGCTCGCCGATCTCGACAGCCTTGAACGGCGTGCCGAACAGACGCGCAAACGCGCGACCGGCAAGGACAAGGAGTCGATGGCGCAGCTTCCCATCATGGAAGCATCTCTGAAGCTGCTGCAGGAGGGCAAACCCGTGCGCACGCTTCTTTCCAAGCTCGACGCCGATGAGCTGCGCATTCTGCAGAGCCTCAACCTGCTCACCTCGCACCCGGTTCTCTACGTCTGCAATGTCGCCGAAAGCGACGCCGCGACCGGCAACGAGCACACCCGCGCCGTCGAGCAGATGGCCAAGGAACAGGGCGCCGAAACGGTCGTCATATCGGCGGCGATCGAGTCCGAAGTCGCGCAGCTGCCGGAAGAGGAAGCGAAGGAGTTCCTTGCGGCGCTTGGCCTCGAGGAAGCCGGCCTCGACCGGCTGATCCGCGCCGGCTACAAGCTCCTCGATCTCATCACCTATTTCACCGTCGGACCGAAGGAGACGCGCGCCTGGACGATCCCGCGCGGAACCAAGGCGCCGCAGGCCGCCGGCGTCATCCACTCGGATTTCGAGCGCGGCTTCATCCGCGCCAACACGATCGCCTATGACGACTATATCGCCTATGGCGGCGAAACCGGTGCGAAGGAAGCCGGCAAGGCTCGCGACGAAGGCAAGGAATACGTCGTCCAGGACGGCGACGTGATCCATTTCCGGTTCAATACGTAAGTATCGAACCTGTCCGAGCCACGATCACCGCACGGCATGCAGCCGCGCGGTGATCGCCGGCGGCAGCAGGCTCATCGCTGCGCGGCGCAGCGGCTGCCAGAAGATGCCTATGACGAGTACCGTCAGACCGACCACCGCGAAGACGACGAAGACATAGGTGTCGAGCGAGGCGCCGCTTTTCTGGAGGATTGTCCAGATGGCTGCACCCAGCGACAAAAGGCCCGACGTCACGAAGGCGCGGCGATCGATCACCAGACCGATCGTCATGAAGATCGCCACGAGGAAGATGATGGCGACTGCCTGACCCAGGTCCACCTCGCCTCTCCACCAAACGACGATGAAACCGAGCGTTGCATAGAGCAAGGCCGGGGCTGCGGCGAGATGCAGCCAGAAGGCTATGTCGGAGCGTAAGGTCTGACGATGCGGATCCGAGATGTCGTAGCGCATGGCAAGCGCAAAAATCGCCAGCCCCGCCACGAAAAGAATCGCTGCGGCCAGAAGAGGATGGGTTTCCAGAATGAAATTGACCCCGAGGGCTTTGCCCAGTGCGAGAAATACGAACGCGACCGCCACGGTTGCGATCGACAGCAGGAACAGGGCGAAGGACAGTGGAACCCGGTAGCGCCAATAGAACAATCCGATAGCAACCGGAAAAGCACAGACATAGGCGAGCACTTCATCGCTCTCATCCATCCAAGCGCGCTGCCCGGCCGCCAGGACGTCGTACGCTGCGAGGCCGACCCAATGAACGAGCGCCAGCGTCAGCGCAACCGCAGGCAGGGCCAGTCTCTGGCGGCGCACGAGTATTTCCGCGAGAAGGATGATCGCGGGCAGCACGAGGATCGCGCCGCCCATGCCCCAGAGGCCCACCAACACGACCGCCACGCCGATCGTGATCAAGATGTCGTGAAATCCCCGCAGGAAACGCGGCTGCTCGCTCTCTTCCACCGCTTGCGCATCGGGCAGTGTCTCGTCATAGCGGCTTGCCGACGTTTTTGCCGTCCCGGCACAGACCCCCTGCGCCGAAAGAAAAGCAGCAAGATCATTGACACGATCGGCGGATATAAGTCCCTTTTCGGCGGCAGCCTTTAGCGCCCTGTTCAATTCGGTCACGGTCGGATCCTCGAGGGAAAACCAGCTACGTACAACTTGCGGTAAGGTGATCGCATGAACAATCGACATACGCAACCTGGAAAATCGGGCCGGCTGGGGCCACGTAATGGCCGGCTGGGGCTCCTGCATGCTTCCTTATGACCGTAGCCGATTGAAGGGCAAAAACATGCAGCAGTTGACGCGTTACAGCCGCCTTTGCGCTTCTGATGAGACGCACGGCGCCGTAAAGGAGAGAATGAGGCATGCTCTATTTCGAGGATTTCACGCAGGGCCGGCGTTTCGACTACAGCCCGGTCCTGATGCAGGCCAACGACATGATCGCCTTTGCCAGCGAGTTCGACCCGCAGCCTATGCATCTGGACGAAGAGATCGGCAAGAGCAGCATTCTCGGCGGCCTCGCCGCTTCCGGCTGGCACACGAGCGCGGTCGGCATGCGGATGATGATAGAGGCGTTTCTCGGCAATTCGTCCTCGCAAGGTTCACCTGGCATCGACTTCATGGAGTGGAAGAAGCCGGTCCTTGCCGGAGATATGCTTTCAGGCTTCAGCCTGGTCCTGGAAGCGCGCCCGTCGAAGACCAAGCCCGCGATCGGCCTCGTCAAGTTTCGCAACGAGATCGAGAACCAGAGCGGCGAGGCCGTAGCAGTCTCGGAGTGCTCCGTCATGTTCAGGCGCCGCAATGGGGAGACGCGTGCATGATGACCTTGGAAGAACTCTATCAGGCCGGGCGCAAGGTCGTCACCGGCAGCCTGACATTCACCGCGGAGGACATCATCCGCTTCGCCCGCGATTTCGACCCGCAGCCCTTCCATGTAGATGAGGAGCAGGCGAGACATACCCTTTTCGGTGGCCTTTGCGCGTCCGGCTGGCATACCAGCGCCGGCTGGATGCAGTGCTTCCTGCGGTTCTGGACGGAGGAGGTCCGCCGCCTTGCGGCCGAAGGACTGCACGCGCCGAAGCTCGGCCCCTCACCCGGATTCAAGGAGCTCAGATGGCTGAAGCCGGTCTATGCCGGCGACACGGTCACCTATGCGGTCACATTGATCGAGGCACGGGTCGTCGCCTCGCGACCCGGCTGGCGGATCAACACGATCCTCTGCGAGGGTGAGAACCAGCATGGCGAGCCGGTCATCCGTTTCGAGAGCAAGGTTATCGAATTCGCATGAAGGCGGCGCTGCAGGCGCTCAATGCCCCTCGAACTCGATGAGAGTGCGCACATTGACGCCGAGCGCTTCGAGCTTCTTGCGTCCGCCCAGTTCAGGAAGATCGATGATGAAGCAGGCAGCGACGATTTCCGCGCCCATCTGCTTCAGGAGCCTGGCGGCGCCCTCGGCGGTGCCGCCAGTGGCGATCAGGTCATCGACGAGGATCACCTTGTCGCCGGGAGCGACCGCGTCCCTGTGCATCTCCATCTCGTCCACGCCGTATTCCAGGCTGTAGGCAATCCGCACCGTGTCGTGCGGCAACTTTCCCTTCTTGCGGATGGGTATGAAGCCGGCCGAAAGCTGGTGCGCAATCGCCCCACCCAGGATAAAGCCGCGTGCCTCGATGCCGGCAATCTTGTCGACCTTGGTGCCCGCATAGGGGTGGACGAGTTCGTCGATCGCCCGGCGAAATGCCCGCGGGTTGCCGAGTAATGTCGTGATGTCACGGAACATGACGCCGGGCTTCGGGTAGTCCGGAATGCTTCGAATGGCGGATATCAATTCCGATTGGACAGCGGTCATGTGTGAATGCGGCCTTTGCTGAATCTTGGATTGCCACAGGCATAGCACCAACAAAGCGCCCGTTTACAGGATTTTCTTCGCCCAGGGTCCGGGGCGGAACAATTTGGCGAGAGCGCAGGTTGATGCTAGGCTTTTCAAGGGGAGGCTTTGCCGATTACAGGAAGGAGGAACACCATGCGCCTTTTCGAATGCGGCTCGCTCGTCCCGGGTTGCGCCTGGCACACCCGCGCCGACAATGATGCGGAAGTCGTGCGCCGGGCCGTCGAGCACATGCGCGAGACTCATGGCGAGACGATCATCCGGGAAAACATGGTCGAAAACATCAAGGCTCGCATCGTCGACGAAACCAAGGCCGCCTGACCGCGACCGGCCCGAACCGGTGTCAGGCGGGCCGCACCATCGACTCAAGCCGGGCGACGAGTGTCGCCCGCTCGACGTTGAAGTTCCGCTCGACCCAGTAGTCTTCGAGTTCCGCCAGCACTTCTCCCACCTTCGGACCGGCCGGGATTCCTGCTTTCAGAACATCGGCCCCGCTTAACGGGAAAACGGGCCGCTGCCATTTCTCCGCCCGCGCGAGAAGCCGATGAAACGACGCGCTGTCGGCAAGGAATGCCGGATCGGTTTCGGCCTTGCGGCGCGCCGACGCAAGCGACAGCTTCAGCCGGACAACGATGCCTTCGCAGCCATGACGATAGAGCTGACGCTCGAGCGCCGCATCCGCCAATGTCGCGGCAATTGCCGGCGCTTTGGCGAACCGCTCGAGATAGGCGCTCTCTGCTTTCGACAGCCGCAGACGCTTGGCCATCGATTCGAGCCGGCCGGTATCGGGCGGGACGATTGACGCGAGCCTCAAGAGCGGGTCCGTCTGCCAGGAGAAACTCTTCTCCGCCGCGATCAGGCCGGGAATTGCGTCGATACCCCATTTCTCGGTCTCCGGCAGGATCTCGCTCAGGACGCCCGCCTGCCGCATCCACAGGAGCGCACGGCCCGGGTCGTCGGCAGAAAGCAGCTTCTTCGTTTCCATCCAGACGCGTTCGGCGGAAAGCGTGGCAAGCTTGGCGCGTGCCTGCGCACAGGCCCTCAGGCCGTCTACATCCGGGCGACCGCTGCCGTAATGCGCGAAGAAGCGAAAGAAACGGAGGATGCGGAGATAATCCTCCGCCACGCGTTCGGCCGCGCTGCCGATGAAACGCACCGCCCGCGCCTCGATGTCTCGGAGACCCCCGACATGGTCGATGACGTCGCCGTCCGCGTCGGCGTAGAGGGCATTGATGGTGAAGTCGCGGCGTTCCGCATCCGCTTTCCAGTCGGTGCCGAAGGCCACTTCCGCGCGACGCCCGTCGGTCGCGACGTCGCGGCGCAGCGTCGTTATCTCATAGGGAACGCCTTCGATGACGAGGGTCACGGTGCCATGGTCCATTCCGGTCGGCACCGTCTTGACGCCGGCGTCCCTAGCCCGCTCGGTCACTTCCTCGGGACGCCACGTGGTTGCCAGGTCGACATCACCGGCCGGCAAACCCATGAGGCTGTTTCGGATCGCGCCTCCGACGACCCGAACCTCGCCGCCATCGGCGTTCAACAATTCGAAGATCCGGCGAAGATGAGGAGCCTGAAACCAGGCCTCGGCGGCAACGGAAGTCATGCGTAGAGCCTTTCATAGAGCATGCGGACGATCCCCGCGGTGATCCCCCAGATGTTCCTTTCGCCATAGGGCATACGGTAGAAATGGCGCTCCGCGCCCTGCCAGTGACTGCTTCCGCGTCCATGATTTCGCGGATTCATCAGGAAGGACAGCGGCACCTCGAACACGCTCTCCACTTCCTCCGGGTTCGGCGCGAGCATAAAGCCGGGCTGGACCACGGCAAGCACCGGCGTGATGCGGAAGCCGGACATGGCCATGTAATGCGGCAGCCGCGCGACCGTCTCGACGAAACGCGGATCGAGGCCGATCTCCTCCTCGGCCTCACGGAGTGCGGCGACTTCGATGGAGAAGTCCTCCGGATCCACGGCGCCCCCCGGAAAGGCGACCTGGCCGGAATGCTTGCGCAAATTCGAGGTCCGCTGGGTGAAGATGACGCTGGCGTCTTCGCCATCGTCGACAACGGGAACGAGGACCGCGGCGTCCTTCAGATGCAGGGATTCGAGGTAGGGCACGATGCCCGGATTCAACAGGAAGTCGCCGTGATCGCGCCAGGCAGTCTCGATCGGCCCCCCTGCCTGCTGCAGCGCACGGCGACGGAATTCGTCGGCGGAGTATGGATGACTGCTCATCGAGACAATGCTTCCAGCTCGGCTGAGGGCATGATCGGGAAGACCGCACCTGCCGATTTGACGCAGAAGATCTCCACCCCATCCACCGCGACGGTCTCGCCGAGTTCGGCGATGTCGTACATCACCGGTCGCGAGACGAGCGCTTCCAGCCGGCCGCGCACATGGAGATAGGGCTTGAGTTCGAGATTGTCGCCATGGATGACGAAGCGCAAAGGGTGTTCCGGGCCTGCCTCGACCACGTCGCCGACATTGGTGCGGAAGGTCAGTACCTGCTCACCGTCCTTCTGCGTCACGCTCATCTCGACGGCAATGAACGGCGCGTCGGCGACACGGATGCCTACCTTTTCCACAGGCGTGACGAGATAGGTCTTTCCGTCGCTGTCCTTGCGAAGCACGGTCGAAAACAGCCTCACGAGCGGCTGGCGCCCGATCGGCGTGCCCATGTAGAACCAGGTACCATCGCCACGGATTTCCATGTCGATGTCGCCGCAGAATGGCGGATTCCAGCGGTCGACCGGCGGTAGTCCCCTCGCCTCGCCGGTCTGCCCGGCAGCGCGCGCGATCAGCGCAGCGAGGCCGGCCGCGTCTCCCGTTTGCTGAATCTTGGCTTCTGCCATCGTTCTGTCCCGTTTGGTCCCGATCTTGCATCTGAAGCATGGCGCCTTCGCCTACTGCATATGTCATTAATCGTAGCCGATTGAGGACAAAAATATGCAGCGGTTAAAAGTGCTACAGCAAATTTTGCGCATCTGATAAGACGCGGCGCTGTGGCCTGGGGTATGCACCACAAGCTCGCTTCGGCGCATATGTCCGCATTCGCGCACCGAACGCAACGCTTCACGAGATAGTGCGTCGGCGGCGGCTTGTCAGCCGTCTGGCGGGGTCTAAATTGAAAAACAGGAACGGGAGAGCCGGAGACGGCGATTCATCCAGAGCGGACGACCGGGAGACTTGCAATGAGTGTAATGAGAGGCGCAACCGAATTGGCCGACGAAAAGGCGATCGTCGCCGCAGCCGAGGCGGCGCTCGGGGAGATCGCGCTCGTCCGCGCCGAGATCGGCAAGGTCATTTTCGGTCAGGAAAGCGTCGTGGAACAGACGCTGCTTGCGGTCCTTTCCGGCGGACACGCGCTGCTTGTCGGCGTGCCGGGGCTTGCCAAGACCAAGCTTGTCGCCACGCTCGGCACCGTTCTCGGGCTAGACAACAGCCGCATCCAGTTCACGCCCGACCTGATGCCCTCCGATATTCTGGGCTCGGAGGTGATGGACCAGGACGTGGCCGGTCATCGCTCCTTCCGCTTCATTCCGGGCCCGATCTTCACGCAGCTCCTGATGGCCGACGAGATCAACCGCGCCTCCCCTCGCACGCAGTCGGCCCTGCTGCAGGCGATGCAGGAGTATCACATCACCGTCGCGGGCGAACGCAAGGACCTGCCCCAGCCCTTTCATGTGCTCGCAACCCAAAACCCGCTCGAGCAGGAAGGCACCTATCCGCTGCCCGAAGCCCAGCTCGACCGGTTCCTGATGCAGGTCGATGTCGGCTATCCCGAGCTTGCCGCCGAAAGACAGATTCTGCTCGAGACGACCGGCCTCGCCGAAGCCGAGGCGCGGCCGGTGATCAATGCAGAACGCCTGCAGCAGGTCCAGGGGCTGATCCGCCAGATGCCCGTCGGCGAGAAGGTGGTCGACGCTATTCTGGCGCTCGTCCGTTCCGCACGTCCCGGCAACGGCAATGCCGCTACCGACAAGAACGTCGCCTGGGGACCCGGTCCGCGCGCCGGACAGGCGCTCATGCTCTGCGCCCGCGCCCGCGCGCTCTACGACGGGCGGCTCGCCCCTTCGATCGACGACGTCCTTGCGCTCGCCGAGCCGGTCCTCCAGCACCGCATGGCGCTGACCTTCGCCGCCCGCGCCGAGGGCATGTCGGTGCGCGACGTCATCGCCGACCTGGTGAAGCGGGCTAAGGGCTGACGCATGGCCTCGATCGGGCACATTGTCGCGCGTACCCCGTCCGGTGAGGTCCTGTCGCGCGCGCAGCAGCGCGCGATGCTCGTACCCGACTGTCTTGTCGAAGCGCGCAGGATCGCCAACACGGTAATCACCGGCTGGCACGGCCGGCGCA
Encoded here:
- a CDS encoding benzoate/H(+) symporter BenE family transporter, with translation MLRDFSVQSLFMGVLIAFVGFASSFAVVLHGLAGVGANEAQAASGLMALSISMGACAILISAVTRLPVSIAWSTPGAALLASSGAVEGGFNAAVGAFLVCGLLIIVAGLWKPLGRIVSAIPPALANAMLAGVLLSLCFAPVKAIAFNPLFGLPIVLAWAVVGSFSRLYAVPAALFAFVLVVALGIDIPDGALAGLSAALVPKVEFVSPSFSTSALVSIALPLFIVTMASQNIPGVAVLKVNDYDPDPGPLFATTGLFTLLSAPFGGHAVNLAAITAAMCAGSDSHPDRARRYWSAINAGIAYVLFGLLAGAVTTFVSLAPSVLIEAVAGLALIGAFSGSAVAAFTKGETREASAITFLVTASGVGFAGVSGAFWGLVAGGLMLTLARFAKRKA
- a CDS encoding 50S ribosomal protein L25/general stress protein Ctc: MSETYELKAETRDRVGKGSSRELRRNGLIPAVIYGDKQPPLSIALSTKDVTMKIHAGGFMTTVATIDVNGEKIRVLPKDYQLDPVRDFTMHVDFLRVSKGSQVSVQVPVHFENEEKSPGLKQGGALNIVRHEVELNVSADSIPEFLTVDLTGLKIGDTVHISNVKLPAGATPVITDRDFTVATITGRTQEAEPTEEAEGGEEEA
- the pth gene encoding aminoacyl-tRNA hydrolase, whose protein sequence is MLIIAGLGNPGPKYAGNRHNIGFMAVDAIQQRQGFSSWSKKFRSEISEGEIDGERVLLMKPQTFMNLSGEAVGEAMRFYKLAPKDIVVIYDELDLPAGKARIKTGGGHGGHNGIKSIDAHCGKEYRRLRLGIGHPGVKDLVHAHVLGDFAKADRAWLSLLLEAIADNAAMLVKAEDSQLMNKIALATGGKPETEKPVTAKKQAAQSHIHQARTAAQPKKLPVTGPMADMLKKMFGPKGD
- the clpS gene encoding ATP-dependent Clp protease adapter ClpS, which codes for MSDNDVAAKRLTKPKLERPKLYKVLLVNDDYTPREFVVMVLKAVFRMSEEAGYRVMMTAHKMGTSVVVVCAKDVAETKAKEATDLGKEAGFPLLFTAEPEE
- the ychF gene encoding redox-regulated ATPase YchF, which translates into the protein MGFKCGIVGLPNVGKSTLFNALTKTAAAQAANYPFCTIEPNTGEVAVPDPRMRKLADIAKSKEIIPTRISFVDIAGLVRGASKGEGLGNQFLANIREVDAVVHVLRCFEDDDITHVEGRIHPVEDADTIETELMLADLDSLERRAEQTRKRATGKDKESMAQLPIMEASLKLLQEGKPVRTLLSKLDADELRILQSLNLLTSHPVLYVCNVAESDAATGNEHTRAVEQMAKEQGAETVVISAAIESEVAQLPEEEAKEFLAALGLEEAGLDRLIRAGYKLLDLITYFTVGPKETRAWTIPRGTKAPQAAGVIHSDFERGFIRANTIAYDDYIAYGGETGAKEAGKARDEGKEYVVQDGDVIHFRFNT
- a CDS encoding MaoC family dehydratase, with protein sequence MLYFEDFTQGRRFDYSPVLMQANDMIAFASEFDPQPMHLDEEIGKSSILGGLAASGWHTSAVGMRMMIEAFLGNSSSQGSPGIDFMEWKKPVLAGDMLSGFSLVLEARPSKTKPAIGLVKFRNEIENQSGEAVAVSECSVMFRRRNGETRA
- a CDS encoding MaoC family dehydratase, translated to MMTLEELYQAGRKVVTGSLTFTAEDIIRFARDFDPQPFHVDEEQARHTLFGGLCASGWHTSAGWMQCFLRFWTEEVRRLAAEGLHAPKLGPSPGFKELRWLKPVYAGDTVTYAVTLIEARVVASRPGWRINTILCEGENQHGEPVIRFESKVIEFA
- a CDS encoding adenine phosphoribosyltransferase; this translates as MTAVQSELISAIRSIPDYPKPGVMFRDITTLLGNPRAFRRAIDELVHPYAGTKVDKIAGIEARGFILGGAIAHQLSAGFIPIRKKGKLPHDTVRIAYSLEYGVDEMEMHRDAVAPGDKVILVDDLIATGGTAEGAARLLKQMGAEIVAACFIIDLPELGGRKKLEALGVNVRTLIEFEGH
- a CDS encoding DUF1059 domain-containing protein yields the protein MRLFECGSLVPGCAWHTRADNDAEVVRRAVEHMRETHGETIIRENMVENIKARIVDETKAA
- a CDS encoding CCA tRNA nucleotidyltransferase; the protein is MTSVAAEAWFQAPHLRRIFELLNADGGEVRVVGGAIRNSLMGLPAGDVDLATTWRPEEVTERARDAGVKTVPTGMDHGTVTLVIEGVPYEITTLRRDVATDGRRAEVAFGTDWKADAERRDFTINALYADADGDVIDHVGGLRDIEARAVRFIGSAAERVAEDYLRILRFFRFFAHYGSGRPDVDGLRACAQARAKLATLSAERVWMETKKLLSADDPGRALLWMRQAGVLSEILPETEKWGIDAIPGLIAAEKSFSWQTDPLLRLASIVPPDTGRLESMAKRLRLSKAESAYLERFAKAPAIAATLADAALERQLYRHGCEGIVVRLKLSLASARRKAETDPAFLADSASFHRLLARAEKWQRPVFPLSGADVLKAGIPAGPKVGEVLAELEDYWVERNFNVERATLVARLESMVRPA
- a CDS encoding CoA pyrophosphatase; amino-acid sequence: MSSHPYSADEFRRRALQQAGGPIETAWRDHGDFLLNPGIVPYLESLHLKDAAVLVPVVDDGEDASVIFTQRTSNLRKHSGQVAFPGGAVDPEDFSIEVAALREAEEEIGLDPRFVETVARLPHYMAMSGFRITPVLAVVQPGFMLAPNPEEVESVFEVPLSFLMNPRNHGRGSSHWQGAERHFYRMPYGERNIWGITAGIVRMLYERLYA
- a CDS encoding DUF1285 domain-containing protein yields the protein MAEAKIQQTGDAAGLAALIARAAGQTGEARGLPPVDRWNPPFCGDIDMEIRGDGTWFYMGTPIGRQPLVRLFSTVLRKDSDGKTYLVTPVEKVGIRVADAPFIAVEMSVTQKDGEQVLTFRTNVGDVVEAGPEHPLRFVIHGDNLELKPYLHVRGRLEALVSRPVMYDIAELGETVAVDGVEIFCVKSAGAVFPIMPSAELEALSR
- a CDS encoding AAA family ATPase, whose translation is MSVMRGATELADEKAIVAAAEAALGEIALVRAEIGKVIFGQESVVEQTLLAVLSGGHALLVGVPGLAKTKLVATLGTVLGLDNSRIQFTPDLMPSDILGSEVMDQDVAGHRSFRFIPGPIFTQLLMADEINRASPRTQSALLQAMQEYHITVAGERKDLPQPFHVLATQNPLEQEGTYPLPEAQLDRFLMQVDVGYPELAAERQILLETTGLAEAEARPVINAERLQQVQGLIRQMPVGEKVVDAILALVRSARPGNGNAATDKNVAWGPGPRAGQALMLCARARALYDGRLAPSIDDVLALAEPVLQHRMALTFAARAEGMSVRDVIADLVKRAKG